A DNA window from Agrobacterium vaccinii contains the following coding sequences:
- a CDS encoding substrate-binding domain-containing protein: MITLEQVAFRAGCSVSTVSRVLNRTGPVSAEMVRKVRRAAAELGYRHSTSKAGQGRQSRPVVGVLVPSISNPVFAASLAGIQRRLQAAGHSVLIAQSNYDPSIETTAVASLLEEHPTGLILTLCDPRCSDVLSAALPPTVLLNNMPMPRFRAAVTVDNFQASYELVNFLMGMGHDRILFVSGRFTSSDRARLRYEGYCQALVDNGHKPLEAMQIDFLDGYENLDLFDVVENIRPSAIIASNDLLALGVIAALRRHGLLVPDDISVCGFDGISIGRLLERPLTTIRMPDADMGTAAAALLLDIAENAAPPRHLRVGHQLFAGATVARFQPQSS, encoded by the coding sequence ATGATCACACTTGAGCAGGTCGCTTTCCGCGCGGGCTGCTCGGTCAGCACCGTCAGTCGCGTATTGAACAGGACAGGCCCCGTCAGTGCCGAGATGGTGCGTAAAGTGCGCCGGGCTGCGGCTGAGTTAGGATATAGGCATAGCACTTCGAAGGCTGGGCAGGGTCGCCAATCGCGACCTGTGGTCGGTGTGTTGGTGCCCAGTATTTCCAACCCTGTGTTCGCCGCTTCACTCGCGGGCATCCAGCGCCGATTGCAGGCGGCGGGGCACAGTGTACTTATCGCACAATCCAATTACGATCCGTCCATCGAAACAACAGCGGTAGCCTCACTGCTTGAAGAACACCCGACCGGTTTGATCCTGACGCTCTGCGATCCGCGGTGCAGCGATGTGCTTTCGGCGGCATTGCCCCCGACAGTCCTTCTCAACAACATGCCAATGCCGCGATTTCGGGCGGCGGTGACGGTCGATAATTTTCAGGCAAGTTACGAACTGGTCAACTTCCTGATGGGGATGGGGCACGACCGAATCCTGTTTGTCTCAGGCCGTTTTACATCCTCGGACAGGGCGCGGCTGCGTTATGAAGGTTATTGCCAGGCGCTGGTAGACAATGGTCATAAGCCGCTTGAGGCGATGCAAATCGACTTCTTAGATGGATACGAAAACCTGGATCTCTTCGATGTGGTGGAGAATATAAGGCCGAGTGCCATCATCGCATCCAACGACCTTCTGGCGCTTGGCGTCATCGCGGCACTCAGACGGCACGGGCTCTTGGTACCAGATGACATCTCCGTCTGCGGTTTCGATGGCATCTCGATCGGGCGTTTGCTTGAACGGCCCTTGACGACCATACGAATGCCCGACGCCGATATGGGAACCGCGGCAGCTGCACTGTTGCTGGACATTGCCGAAAATGCAGCCCCGCCAAGGCATCTGCGCGTGGGGCATCAACTGTTTGCCGGTGCAACTGTCGCCCGGTTTCAGCCTCAAAGCTCGTAA
- a CDS encoding ABC transporter ATP-binding protein: MSVLSLSNITKSFGANDILKGVSLEAEPGEFIALVGPSGCGKSTLLRIVAGLEHADSGEISLAGKTLSNLTAADRNIAMVFQSYALYPHLTAGQNIAVPLAMRRLTATQRLPIIGNLMPGQKAIRQGILTEVEAMAASLKIGHLLDRKPGQMSGGQRQRVALARAMVRHPALFLMDEPLSNLDANLRVHARGEIVELHRKSGVPALYVTHDQSEALSMASRVAVMIGGRLLQLATPQVIYENPSHIEVARFIGQPRINLLPTKATANGMVQFGGITIAASSLSHGDDVTVGIRPEFVTLASQSRDTMAATVERLEFLGSEVILFARLNGMGETVVVKLTPSDAADLGPGKPIHLAIQPDKAMLFGADGERIMTQVSIVGAPELLHG, from the coding sequence ATGAGCGTGCTTTCTCTCTCCAATATTACGAAGTCGTTTGGTGCTAACGATATTCTCAAAGGTGTCAGCCTTGAGGCTGAGCCGGGCGAATTCATCGCGCTCGTCGGCCCTTCCGGCTGTGGCAAGAGCACGCTTCTTCGCATCGTCGCCGGTCTGGAACATGCCGACAGCGGCGAGATCAGTCTTGCCGGAAAGACACTCTCGAACCTGACGGCTGCAGACCGCAACATCGCCATGGTGTTTCAATCCTACGCGCTCTATCCGCATCTGACAGCTGGCCAGAACATCGCCGTTCCGCTTGCCATGCGCCGTCTCACCGCCACCCAACGTCTGCCGATCATCGGTAATCTCATGCCCGGTCAGAAAGCCATCCGCCAAGGCATTCTCACAGAAGTCGAGGCAATGGCTGCCTCCTTGAAAATCGGGCATCTGCTGGATCGCAAGCCCGGTCAGATGTCAGGCGGCCAGCGCCAGCGCGTGGCGCTTGCCCGTGCCATGGTCCGCCATCCGGCATTGTTTCTGATGGATGAGCCACTATCCAACCTCGATGCCAACCTGCGTGTGCATGCACGCGGTGAAATCGTAGAGCTGCACCGCAAGTCCGGCGTTCCGGCGCTTTACGTCACGCACGACCAGTCCGAGGCGCTGTCCATGGCCAGCCGCGTGGCGGTGATGATCGGCGGCAGGCTTTTACAGCTTGCCACCCCGCAGGTGATCTACGAGAACCCGTCGCATATCGAGGTTGCCCGGTTCATTGGCCAGCCACGCATCAATCTTCTGCCGACCAAGGCGACGGCCAATGGCATGGTGCAGTTTGGTGGCATCACCATTGCCGCCTCCAGCCTGTCGCATGGCGATGATGTCACCGTCGGTATTCGCCCTGAGTTTGTGACACTGGCATCGCAGTCCAGAGACACGATGGCAGCGACCGTTGAGCGCCTCGAATTCCTCGGCTCGGAGGTCATTCTCTTTGCTCGCCTCAACGGCATGGGCGAGACGGTGGTCGTCAAGCTCACGCCGTCTGATGCAGCCGATCTTGGCCCCGGCAAGCCGATCCATCTGGCAATCCAGCCGGACAAGGCGATGCTGTTCGGCGCGGATGGCGAGCGCATTATGACGCAAGTTTCCATCGTTGGCGCGCCGGAGTTGCTCCATGGCTGA
- a CDS encoding ABC transporter substrate-binding protein: MKLIRHALPALAVSVAFAAMPAKAETVLTVHYPMPGFFKDVMDNISKKFMEENPEIKIQFANPSATYEEGIQTIMRQAGTAEMPDLTFIGLNRLRMVNERDIPVDLGPLVKADGNMAEQGFSDNILKLAQVDGKQVGLAFATSNPIMYYNADLVRKAGGNPDVPPKTWDEVIALGGKIKALGDRNEGIDFRWQGDDWMFSALLFGAGGTMLNADETKVTFNGEAGQKAVAVLDKMVKEGGLPVLTKQAGEQAFAAGKIGFAFQTTGALRNTIKNVGDKFDLRTAQIPLIDAENGKLPTGGNAVVILTKDAEKQKAAWTFAKFAAGPYGASVVVPGTGYVPNNELAAKSPEYLGNFYKENPLFNAGLSQMSRMVPWYAFPGNNGVKVTQTIVENLSRIVEQNAKPDEALNDAADEVKKLLPRRS, encoded by the coding sequence ATGAAACTCATCAGACACGCATTGCCGGCGCTTGCCGTATCAGTTGCCTTCGCCGCCATGCCTGCCAAGGCAGAAACGGTGCTCACCGTGCATTACCCCATGCCGGGCTTTTTCAAGGATGTGATGGACAACATCTCCAAGAAGTTCATGGAAGAGAACCCGGAGATCAAAATCCAGTTCGCCAATCCTTCCGCGACTTACGAAGAAGGCATCCAGACCATCATGCGCCAGGCCGGAACGGCCGAAATGCCTGACCTGACCTTCATCGGTCTCAACCGTCTGCGCATGGTCAATGAGCGCGACATTCCCGTCGATCTCGGCCCACTCGTCAAAGCCGATGGCAACATGGCCGAGCAGGGCTTTTCGGACAATATTCTAAAGCTCGCCCAGGTGGATGGCAAGCAGGTTGGTCTGGCCTTCGCAACGTCGAACCCGATCATGTATTACAATGCCGATCTGGTCCGCAAAGCCGGTGGCAACCCTGACGTTCCGCCAAAGACATGGGACGAAGTGATCGCGCTCGGCGGCAAGATCAAGGCGCTCGGCGATCGCAATGAAGGTATCGACTTCCGCTGGCAGGGTGACGACTGGATGTTCTCCGCACTGCTGTTCGGCGCTGGCGGTACCATGCTGAATGCCGACGAAACCAAGGTTACCTTCAACGGCGAAGCAGGTCAGAAGGCCGTTGCCGTTCTGGACAAGATGGTCAAGGAAGGCGGTCTTCCCGTTCTGACGAAGCAGGCTGGTGAGCAGGCTTTTGCTGCTGGCAAAATCGGCTTTGCGTTTCAGACAACCGGCGCGCTTCGTAACACCATCAAGAATGTTGGCGACAAGTTCGACCTGCGCACGGCCCAGATCCCGCTGATCGACGCAGAAAACGGCAAGCTGCCAACAGGCGGAAACGCCGTCGTCATCCTCACAAAGGATGCCGAAAAGCAGAAGGCCGCATGGACCTTCGCCAAGTTTGCTGCCGGTCCTTACGGGGCATCGGTTGTCGTGCCCGGCACCGGATACGTTCCAAACAATGAGCTGGCTGCCAAGTCACCAGAATATCTCGGCAACTTCTACAAGGAAAACCCGCTGTTCAACGCCGGTCTTTCGCAGATGTCACGCATGGTGCCTTGGTACGCTTTCCCCGGGAACAACGGCGTGAAGGTGACCCAGACCATCGTTGAAAACCTGTCGCGCATTGTCGAGCAGAACGCCAAGCCCGACGAGGCTCTCAACGACGCTGCCGATGAAGTGAAAAAACTTCTTCCGCGCAGATCGTAA
- a CDS encoding AraC family transcriptional regulator, which translates to MLDHSSQKSPPTDLPMDALSEVLRDFRLSGVNYGRCELRHPWSIAFPQQPLLRFHFVSQGPCWLYTEEQGWEALNEGDLVLLPQGVAHRLASAPDVEGDCRTSCQVTKLESSVCEVVREGTGATATLFCGSMALGEHALHPLISLMPPIIRGCDVAGNDPLIGPLLAAMSVEASQPQMGSATVLSRMADLLTARLIRCWVNCSGASTTGWLAAIRDPHIGRVLAAIHREPGRQWTLESLAVVAGQSRSIFAERFSAVLGEGPARYIARLRMELARELLSRNGMSVAEVATRLGYESEASFARAFKRVTNISPGIVRRTNFGRMDMNLGF; encoded by the coding sequence ATGCTTGACCATTCGTCCCAGAAATCACCGCCTACAGATTTGCCAATGGATGCACTCAGCGAAGTCTTGAGAGATTTTCGCTTGAGCGGGGTCAACTATGGGCGCTGTGAGCTGAGGCATCCGTGGAGCATCGCTTTCCCGCAACAGCCGCTGTTGCGCTTTCACTTTGTCAGTCAGGGCCCTTGCTGGCTTTACACGGAAGAGCAGGGTTGGGAAGCCTTGAACGAGGGCGATCTGGTCCTGTTACCGCAGGGCGTTGCGCATCGCCTTGCGAGTGCGCCGGATGTCGAGGGCGATTGCCGTACATCGTGCCAGGTAACGAAATTGGAGAGCAGTGTTTGTGAAGTTGTGCGAGAGGGAACGGGGGCGACCGCCACTTTGTTCTGCGGCTCGATGGCTTTGGGCGAGCATGCGCTTCATCCGTTGATCTCTTTGATGCCTCCCATTATCCGGGGTTGTGATGTGGCGGGTAACGATCCTCTCATCGGGCCATTGCTGGCCGCCATGTCGGTCGAGGCGTCTCAGCCGCAAATGGGAAGCGCAACCGTCTTGTCACGGATGGCAGACCTTCTGACTGCACGGCTTATTCGCTGCTGGGTCAATTGCAGTGGCGCCTCCACCACCGGCTGGCTTGCTGCCATTCGCGATCCACATATCGGGCGCGTACTCGCCGCCATCCATCGGGAGCCTGGCCGCCAATGGACGCTGGAAAGCCTAGCGGTTGTGGCGGGTCAGTCGCGCTCGATCTTTGCTGAGCGTTTCAGTGCTGTTCTTGGCGAAGGCCCTGCGCGTTACATCGCGCGTTTGCGTATGGAGCTTGCTCGGGAACTCCTGTCCCGGAACGGCATGTCGGTCGCCGAAGTCGCCACCCGATTGGGATACGAGTCGGAGGCGTCGTTTGCGCGAGCCTTCAAGCGCGTCACGAACATATCGCCCGGCATTGTGCGTCGCACAAATTTCGGACGAATGGATATGAATTTAGGATTTTAA
- a CDS encoding carbohydrate ABC transporter permease has translation MAELTASIFTASAPTQQQIAARRESRTAWLLAAPAITLMMLFIIIPTLAVIVLGFTDFELGYSGFRFVGFENYAELVSDRTFRKSLWNTVVYTAIVTPFSIVIGLGIAMLIEAEPRARAFFRTVYFLPVASLSVAMATVWQYMLHPSIGPVNMILAFFGIAGPNWLGSSSTVLPSLAIIGIWQSVGFNMVLFLAGLTAIPRDLYAAAEMDGVRSSFERFRLVTWPMLGPTTLFVVTISIINSVKVFETVKALTEGGPNKASEVLLFTIYQEGFVYLRVGYASAMTVIFLAILVVLMFLQYRVLDRKVHYS, from the coding sequence ATGGCTGAGCTCACCGCATCCATCTTCACCGCCTCTGCACCTACGCAGCAACAAATCGCCGCCCGGCGCGAGAGCCGCACGGCCTGGCTGCTGGCCGCCCCTGCCATTACCCTGATGATGCTGTTCATCATCATCCCGACGCTGGCCGTCATCGTGCTCGGCTTTACAGATTTCGAACTCGGTTATTCCGGTTTCCGCTTTGTCGGCTTCGAAAACTACGCCGAACTCGTCAGCGACCGCACCTTTCGCAAGTCGCTGTGGAACACGGTTGTCTACACCGCCATCGTTACGCCCTTCTCCATCGTCATCGGCCTTGGCATTGCCATGCTGATCGAGGCCGAACCGCGGGCAAGGGCGTTTTTCCGCACCGTTTACTTCCTGCCCGTCGCCTCCCTTTCGGTGGCCATGGCAACGGTCTGGCAATATATGCTGCACCCGAGCATCGGCCCGGTGAACATGATACTGGCCTTTTTCGGCATCGCCGGCCCCAACTGGCTCGGCTCTTCCAGCACGGTTCTGCCAAGCCTTGCCATCATCGGCATCTGGCAGTCAGTCGGCTTCAACATGGTGCTGTTTCTTGCAGGACTCACCGCCATCCCGCGCGATCTCTATGCGGCAGCAGAAATGGACGGCGTGCGCTCCAGCTTCGAGCGTTTTCGTCTCGTCACATGGCCGATGCTGGGGCCGACCACCCTGTTCGTCGTCACGATCAGCATCATCAACTCGGTCAAGGTATTCGAAACCGTCAAGGCCCTGACCGAAGGTGGGCCAAACAAGGCGTCCGAAGTGCTGCTTTTCACCATCTATCAGGAAGGTTTCGTCTATCTGCGCGTTGGTTATGCGTCCGCGATGACGGTGATCTTCCTCGCCATTCTGGTGGTCCTGATGTTCCTCCAGTACCGCGTTCTTGACCGCAAGGTGCATTACTCATGA
- a CDS encoding carbohydrate ABC transporter permease, translated as MTQSAILPPTMTLGRVIRLSILTIGAFVFLSPYIFMISTAGKAQSEIFSSSLSLIPQTWSYMANFTKAMTRVSMPSLLLNGAIVCALILFIQVVVAVPCAYAMARLKFKAARALMIMVMLGLLVPIHATALPLYVAFDRMSVLNSYMALVAPFSISVFAIFLFLQFFRAMPDDLIHAARLDGMSEAGIVARVILPNAWPAVTAFAIFSVVAHWNDLFWPLIVVTNQTYATPPLGLLYFRAAEAGDDYGALMAATLIITLPLVIAFLAAQKRFVEGITMTGLKG; from the coding sequence ATGACGCAGTCCGCCATTCTCCCACCCACCATGACACTGGGCCGCGTGATCCGCCTGTCCATTCTAACAATTGGCGCTTTCGTCTTCCTGTCACCCTACATCTTCATGATTTCAACGGCAGGCAAAGCACAGAGCGAAATATTTTCCTCGTCCCTGTCACTCATCCCGCAGACATGGAGCTACATGGCAAACTTCACCAAGGCCATGACGCGGGTGTCCATGCCGAGCCTGTTGTTGAACGGCGCCATCGTCTGCGCACTGATCCTGTTCATTCAGGTCGTCGTCGCGGTTCCCTGCGCCTATGCCATGGCAAGGCTGAAGTTCAAGGCGGCCCGCGCCTTGATGATCATGGTCATGCTTGGGCTGCTGGTGCCGATCCACGCTACGGCCTTGCCGCTCTACGTCGCCTTTGATCGCATGTCGGTGCTCAACAGCTATATGGCGCTGGTTGCTCCGTTCTCGATCTCGGTCTTTGCGATCTTCCTGTTCCTACAGTTCTTTCGCGCCATGCCGGATGATCTCATCCATGCAGCCCGTCTGGATGGCATGAGCGAGGCAGGCATCGTCGCCCGGGTCATTCTGCCCAATGCCTGGCCCGCGGTTACGGCCTTTGCGATCTTCTCGGTCGTGGCGCACTGGAACGATCTGTTCTGGCCGCTGATCGTCGTGACCAACCAGACCTACGCGACACCGCCGCTCGGCCTTCTCTACTTCCGGGCTGCGGAAGCAGGAGACGACTACGGCGCGCTGATGGCGGCAACTCTCATCATCACCCTTCCCCTCGTCATTGCCTTTCTGGCTGCACAGAAACGCTTCGTCGAAGGCATCACCATGACCGGTCTCAAAGGCTGA
- a CDS encoding MFS transporter has protein sequence MTDTTSQLNEPISDFEAVEDTAWTAATWLAVLSMAATSFALVSAEFLPAGLLTPMARDLGISEGTAGQVVTATASVGAVTALFSNVLIGKMNRKTVLVGLTALAVGSNILAATASEFWLLLVGRAGLGIALSGFWALSVAVVARLVGTNATGRGMAIVTLGVSLATIAAPSMGALISDWLGWRTAMALTAVLAVIAMLLQAVSLPSLPASTSNSLTDVFKLTRRGGIQLGMLAILLLMTGHFAGSIYVRPFLEQVTLLDTQSIAMALLGFGIASVIGNVAGGRMADASITLALFVTAALMALAALILVIGGAYAAVAFLLVAIWGFAFGMAPVVLPTNLSRSAPDDLEAAGSLMVVSFQVAISIGAVVGGYVVDTYGAAGPLTLTAILAASTAALALLQPRN, from the coding sequence ATGACGGACACGACTTCACAGCTCAATGAGCCAATATCTGATTTTGAAGCGGTAGAAGACACCGCTTGGACGGCAGCGACATGGCTCGCGGTCCTTTCCATGGCTGCCACCAGTTTCGCCCTAGTGTCTGCCGAGTTTCTGCCAGCGGGACTTTTGACGCCCATGGCGCGCGATTTAGGAATAAGCGAGGGGACCGCCGGACAGGTCGTCACCGCCACTGCTTCCGTCGGTGCTGTCACGGCTTTGTTCAGCAACGTTCTGATCGGTAAAATGAACCGTAAGACGGTGCTGGTTGGCCTGACTGCACTCGCGGTCGGCTCCAATATCCTTGCCGCGACTGCCAGCGAATTCTGGTTGTTGTTGGTTGGCCGCGCCGGATTGGGCATTGCGCTCAGCGGCTTCTGGGCGCTGTCCGTTGCCGTCGTTGCAAGGCTGGTTGGCACCAACGCGACAGGTCGCGGAATGGCTATCGTGACGCTGGGCGTATCGCTGGCCACCATCGCGGCACCATCCATGGGCGCGTTGATCAGCGACTGGCTGGGTTGGCGCACCGCCATGGCATTGACCGCCGTGCTTGCCGTGATTGCGATGCTGTTGCAGGCAGTAAGTCTGCCAAGTCTGCCTGCAAGCACCAGCAACAGCCTGACAGACGTCTTCAAGCTGACGCGGCGCGGCGGCATCCAACTGGGCATGCTGGCTATCCTGCTGCTCATGACTGGACACTTCGCTGGCTCGATTTATGTCAGGCCGTTCCTTGAGCAAGTGACGCTCCTTGATACGCAATCGATAGCGATGGCCCTGCTTGGTTTCGGTATCGCCTCGGTGATCGGCAATGTCGCTGGCGGCAGGATGGCCGATGCCAGCATCACCTTGGCACTCTTCGTCACCGCTGCACTGATGGCACTCGCAGCGCTTATCCTCGTCATTGGCGGTGCTTATGCTGCCGTCGCATTCTTGCTCGTCGCAATCTGGGGCTTTGCCTTCGGCATGGCGCCTGTCGTGCTGCCGACCAATCTGTCCCGCAGCGCCCCGGATGATCTGGAAGCAGCCGGCAGCCTGATGGTCGTCTCTTTCCAGGTTGCCATCAGCATCGGTGCGGTTGTCGGCGGTTATGTCGTGGACACCTATGGCGCAGCGGGGCCGCTGACCCTGACGGCCATACTCGCAGCCTCGACCGCCGCTTTGGCGCTACTCCAGCCACGCAATTGA